The genomic interval ACGGCGGAGGGAGATCGCCCCGACGACCGCGGATCGCGCGCAGGGTCCCGAACAGCAGCAACCCGACACCGAACGTGATCGCCACACCGATGATCCCGGACAGGCCTGTGCTCAGCGACTCGTCCTCGACGCCCTCGACGGCGTAGTCCGCGAGCGGCCCCTCCCCTCGGTCGTGCTCCTCGGCGGTATCGTCGAAGCCCTCGTCGATCGCGACCTTCTCGAGCCCGTCGGGAGACCCGCTGGCGCGCGGGCTCACGAAGAACGCCAGTCCGAGGGCGACGAGCACACCACCCGCGACGAACAGCGCCAGGTTCTTGCGATCCATGGTCAGTTCCCTCTCTGACTCGCAGGGTGCATCGCAGGGTCGAGGGTGAGCGGTTTCAGCAGATCCCGGGCGCCGTACACGAGATCGGGCCGGACGGCGAGCACGGCACCGACGGTGAGCGCGGTGATGATGCCCTCGCCCACCCCGATCAGGGAGTGCACACCGATCATCGCGACGAACACGGCCGACAGAGGGGCCGCGCCCACGCCACCGAGCGCGTACTCGATCCAGAATCCGGTCGCGGCGAACACGACCGAGAGCGCGGCGGCGATCCCGGCCGCGCCGACGACCATCGGGCGCGTGGACGGCAGGAGTCTGCGCAACCACGCGAACACGACGTACCCGCCGAGCGTTCCGATCAGCGTCATGTTCAACACGTTCAGCCCCAGGGCGGACAGCCCCCCGTCGGCGAAGAAGAGCGCCTGCACGAAAAGGACGAGCGCGACGCAGAGCGCGCCGGTCCACGGACCGACCAGCACCGCCGCCAGAACGCCGCCCAGCAGGTGTCCGCTGGTCCCCGCGGCCACAGGGAAGTTCAGCATCTGGACCGCGAAGATGAACGCCGCGACCAGGCCGGCCATCGGGGCCTGTCGGTCGTCGAGCTCCTCGCCCGCCTTCTTCAGGCAGACACCGACTCCGCACGCGGCGACCACCCCCGCGCCCACGGACACCCCCGCGTTGATGAAGCCGTCAGGGATGTGCACCGGTACCTCCTCGTTCGCGTCGACTTGCAGATGCAACGACATGCAGGACGTGCTCGAAGGAACGGTATCGGGGCGATCCGGGAGCGTCAAGGGAGCCGAGCGCGGAGCCTGGACGCGGCCCCGTACGGATCGACCGCGCGCGCGCGGAGATCCTCGAGCAGACCCGGATCCTCATCGAGCAGCCGCTCGACCTGCGGGCGAACCGATCCCGCCACGAGGTTCTCGACCTCACGCCGGAGGCGGAGCACCCGCGCCGGTTCGACGGCGTCGTGCTCCTCCAGATGCGCCCGGTGGAGCCCGATCGTGTCCCAGAGCGAGTCCATGCCGTCGCCCGCGTGGCTCGAGACCTCGAGCACCGGGGGCATCCATGCGGGACGCCCTCCGAGACGCAGCATCGCCTCCAGGTCGCGCACGGTCTGATGCGCTCCCTCGAGGTCCGCCTTGTTGACGACGAAGACGTCGGCGATCTCGAGGATCCCCGCCTTGGCCACCTGGACGGCATCCCCCCACGCCGGCTGGACGACCACGATCGTCGTGTCCGTGGCCGTCGCGACATCGAGCTCCGCCTGGCCGACCCCCACCGTCTCCACGACGAGCAGCTCGGCGCCCGCCGCATCGAGGATGCGTACGGCCTCCGGTGCCGCGAGGGCCATCCCGCCGAGGTGTCCCCGCGCGGCCATCGATCGGATGAACACCTCGGGGTCGGTCGCGTGCTCCTGCATCCGGACGCGGTCCCCCAGTAACGCCCCTCCGGAGAACGGAGAGGAGGGATCGACGGCGAGCACCGACACCCGTCGCCCACGTCCGCGACCGGCGCCGACGAGTCCGTTGGCCAGGCTCGACTTGCCGACCCCCGGCGCACCGGTCAGGCCCACGGTCCAGGCCGAGCCGGTGTGCGGGAACAAGGCGGCGGAAAGCGCCGGGAGCTCCACCGCGCCGTCCTCGACGAGCGACACGGCACGGGCGATCGCCCGCGGCTGCCCGGAGAGAACCCCTTCGACCAACGCGTCCAGGTCCACGACGGGCGACAGCCTACCCGCCGCCCGGTGCGGCTCCGGGAACCGCGGCGAGGGCGTCGCGCAACGATCGGCACACGTCTCGTTGCGCCGCGACCTCGGGCGGCTCCGTACTCCCCTCGGCCTCGCCCGAGTGCACGATCCCCGACCGCGTCCGAACGACCGCGAGGTGGAGCTGCTCGCGATGGAGCCGGTGCAGGATCGCCGCGGCGCGATCTCCGGCGCGTGCCCGCATCCGGCGCCGCGTACGCCGGCGCCTGCGCGGGTCCTCGATCGTGGCGAGCTCCGCGGCCGACAGCGCCGGTCCGCCGACCTCGGGTCCGAGGGCCTCCCGCAACCACCGCCGCTCCCTGCCGAGCGCCAGCACGACCGCCACCACGACGAAGGCGAGCAGCGGAACACCTTTGACCGCCGTCGCGATCGGTACCAGGAGCCAGCCCGCCCCGGACGGTTCGGCCGGCAACAGGTCGAGCCACGGCGAGTTCCACGCGACGTGGCCGAGGATCCCCACCGCCGTGAGGCCGGCGAGCACCGCCACCCGCCGGCCGAGCGGGGCGTCGCGGCGGTGCGAGACGAAGTAGCCGATGCCCATCCCGACGAGTCCCGTGTACAGGACGTGCCCGTAGAGCCCGCTGGAGATGACCCGAACGAAGAAGCCCTGGAGCACGCCTTCGGTGGTTCCACCGAAGACGCCGACGAAATAGAACACGTCCTCGACGATCGCGAAGCCGAGGCCGCAGACGGCCCCGTACACGAACCCGTCGAGCACGTCATCGATCTGCTCGCGCGCGATCAGGAACACGAGCACCACGCCGGCGCCCTTGATCGCCTCCTCGACGAACGGCGCGGTGAGTGCGGCCGTCCAGTCGGCCGCGAACTCGGGACCACCGGCCCGGGCGACGACGAGTCCCCAGCCCGCATTCGCGATCCCCGACAGCTGGGTGGCGATGACGGCGCCCCACACGAACGCGGCGACGAGGTAGCGCGGCGGTTCCCGCTCATAGAGATCGAGCGCGTAGAGGACGAGCCCCACCGGCAACGCGTACAGGACCAGCAACCCCCAGGACAGGGCCCAGCCGCCCGGCGACAACTGCGAGATCGCGCTCTGATCGCGAACGGCGAGCACCCCGGTGACAACGAGCAGCCCGAGGAACACGAGCAGCGCCGGCCCCCGGGTTCCCCGGTCGACGGCGCGGACGAACGCGGATCCTCGGGTCGTGGTCGCCCCCGGCATCTCAGACGATCTCCGCGGCGTCTTCCATCGTGTGCGCGTCGACGAGGCTGAACCCGAGCTGGCCTTGCGGAGCCCACGCGTCGAACACCACACCGGCGCCGCTCCCGGCGACGGTCACGGTGACCTCACCCTCGATCGGTGACCCGCCGCGCGAGAACACGCCGACGTAGGAGAACCGTGCGGCGTCCCGCCCGCCGGCGAGCGCGACGAGCTCGAGGCCGGACGAGACCGAGAGTCGCTGTGCCTGCGGCTCGAGGACCTGTTCGACGAACGTCGCACCGAGCTCGACGAGCCCTCCCGGGACCGGATCGATCACCACGACGTCGAGGTTGCCGGTCCCTCGTGTCAGGCTCACACCCTCGGCCCGCCCGGATCCCACATCACCGGAGAACGTGTGTGCGACCTCCCACCCGGACAGCGGCTGCACGGCGACGGTGCCGGCGACCGCGATCGGAGGACCCGCCGGCCTCTGGAGAGCGGCGGCGACGAGGTACCCGCCGAACACCGTGAAGGCGAGGATCGCCACGACCACGATCGAGGGCCACCATCGACGACGACCTGCCGCACGCTGAGGACCGGGGCCGGTCGTGGAAGGCGGCTCGGTTCCCGTTCCGTTGACCGGCGTGCTGCCGGCGCTCACGGGCGCAGCACGACCTTCGTCGCCTCGTGTGCGTCGAACGCCTCGTACCCGCGACCCGCGTCGTCGAGCCGAAACCGGTGGGACACGAGCGGTCGCGGATCGACGGCGCCGTCGACGAGGTTCCCGAGTGCGCGTTCCCACCAGGCGTGCACGGGGCACGGTCCCATGAACCGGAGGTCCAAGGCTCGGGCCCACCAGGCTCCGAGCTGGGCGTCGATCGTCTCGCCCGCATACATCCCCGCGACCACGACCCGTCCCCCGCGCCGCACGACGTCGAGCGCCGTCTCGAACGCATCCGGGTGCCCGACGCACTCGATCCCGACATCGACACCCCGATCACCGGTCGCGGCGGCGGCGGCCATGTGCGGATTACGGGCACGTACGTCGACCGGTTCGGCACCGGCTGCGGCGGCCAAGTCGAGCCTGCCGGACACCCGGTCGAAGGCGAGGATCCGCTCCGCCCCGCGCAGCCGCAGACTCTGCACCACGAGCACACCGACAGGTCCGCACCCGACCACCGCCACAACCTCGCCGTTCGCGGGATCCGCGATCGCAGCGGCACCGGTGGCCGTCGCGAGCACGTCTCCGACGAACACCCCCGCCTCGTCATCGATCTCGACCGGGAGCGCCAACAGGTTCACGTCGGCGACGGGCACACGGACCCGCTCCGCCTGGGTTCCCGGGAGGCTGCCGCCGAAGGCGCCCGCCCCGAGGATCCGGCTCTGCTCACACAGCTGCGTCTGCCCCCGCCGACAGAACCAGCACGACCCGCACGCGATCGCGAACGACACGGCGACCCGGTCTCCCGTCCCGAACCGCCGGACGTCGGGTCCGACCTCTTCGACGATACCCACCGCCTCGTGCCCCATGACGTCGCCGTCCTCGAGCGGCGCCTTCCCGTTGAAGAAGTGCAGGTCGCTGCCGCAGATGCCCGTCGCCTCGACCCGGATCACCGCGTCGCCCGGATCGAGGAGCTCGGGCGCGGGAACGTCACGCAGCTCGACCCGCCCCGTTCCCGCGAAGACCACCGCTCGCACCGTCCTGGCTCCTCGCTTCCTCAGGCCGGGTCGCCCAGGAACTCTGTCGGAACGGTTCCGGTGAGCCGGACGAGCTCGTTCGCGGCCCGCACGTAGCGGACGATCGTCGCGAGGTTCCCCCGGACCTTCAACTTGCCTTGCATCATGGCCTTGATCGGATCGAGGTCGCCCTCGAGGATCGATCGCCACCGGGAATAGGGAGCGCGGATCACATAGGGCGCTCGCCCGCCCTCCTCGGCGTCGACGATCCGAGCCTCGCGACACGCCCCGTGCCACAGGTCGAGCAGCGCCCACACGTCATCGGGAACACCGCGGTCGGGCTCGGCCTCGAACACGAACGCGATCGCCCCCTCCCACGTCGCGGCCGCCGAGCGATAGGCCTCGGAGGCGTTGATCGCGTCGGCGAACCCGTCGATCCACGCGGCCGATGGGAAGATCGCCATCCCGTCGTCTCCTTCCCGCGCTCGCTCGCGATCGCCCGTCGTGGCTCAGAGCTCGGCCAGGATCACGATGATCCCGATCAGGTTGAACATCACGTGGGCGGCGATCGGCGCCACCAGGTTCCTGCGCATCTCGTAGACGATCGCGAACCCCATCCCCACGACGGTGAGCGGGATCTGCAGGACCAGGTTGTCCAGGACGTTTCCTTCGACCCCGAAATGCACCAGGCCGAAGGCCAGCCCCGAGAGCACGACGCCGAGGACGAGCCCATATCGGTCGCGGATCGATCGGAACAGCAGGCCACGGAAGACGAACTCCTCCACGACGGGCGCGACGATGCACACGAACACCACCGCGAGCACGGTGCCGCTCGAACCCAGATCGGATGGAAGTTGATCGGGCTGAACCACCTCGTCACCCGAGACCATCGACAGGAGCTTCTGCACGACCACGCCGACGATTCCTCCCACGAACAGGATCACGAGAGCGGAGACGAAGCCGGCGGTGGTCTCCTTCGCGAGAGCGTCCCGCCTCGGGAACCCCATGATCCGGCGCCAGGTCGGGTGGGCTCGTTGGAGCCACACGAGCAGCGTCGCGAGCAGCACGAGATCGATCACGATGCTGGCCGCGATCAGGGCGACACCCTCGCTGCCGGACAGGGCGATGATCGGCAGGCTGGCGATCGACCCGAGCACGAAGGCGCCGATCAGGTAGGCGAGCACGACCTCCCACCACCGCCATGTGGCCGCCGGCCAGTCCAGGTCGGGTCGTTCGGGCGATCTGCCGGGATCCGGATCGGATCCTCGCGGGGGACGGCGAGGAGGAAGGCCGGGAGCGGGCGGCGTGGGCTCGGGGGGCACGGGAGGCAGATCACTCATGGGCTGGCCCTATCTTGGCTGCCCGCGAGGGGAAGCGACACGTAGAACAGCGCCCCGAGCCCCAGCGCGAAGAACATCCCTGAAGCACCCGCGCCCGAGTCCTCGACCACGTAGGCGACGACCCCCGTCAGGGCCAGGGTCAGGACGAGACAGCGAAGGAGGGGCTCGGCCCAAAAGGCGGGCGCGATCGAGCGGGTCGGCCGCGCGGCGAGCAC from Actinomycetota bacterium carries:
- a CDS encoding PDGLE domain-containing protein, with amino-acid sequence MDRKNLALFVAGGVLVALGLAFFVSPRASGSPDGLEKVAIDEGFDDTAEEHDRGEGPLADYAVEGVEDESLSTGLSGIIGVAITFGVGLLLFGTLRAIRGRRGDLPPPSRAPTV
- a CDS encoding energy-coupling factor ABC transporter permease: MHIPDGFINAGVSVGAGVVAACGVGVCLKKAGEELDDRQAPMAGLVAAFIFAVQMLNFPVAAGTSGHLLGGVLAAVLVGPWTGALCVALVLFVQALFFADGGLSALGLNVLNMTLIGTLGGYVVFAWLRRLLPSTRPMVVGAAGIAAALSVVFAATGFWIEYALGGVGAAPLSAVFVAMIGVHSLIGVGEGIITALTVGAVLAVRPDLVYGARDLLKPLTLDPAMHPASQRGN
- the meaB gene encoding methylmalonyl Co-A mutase-associated GTPase MeaB, with product MDLDALVEGVLSGQPRAIARAVSLVEDGAVELPALSAALFPHTGSAWTVGLTGAPGVGKSSLANGLVGAGRGRGRRVSVLAVDPSSPFSGGALLGDRVRMQEHATDPEVFIRSMAARGHLGGMALAAPEAVRILDAAGAELLVVETVGVGQAELDVATATDTTIVVVQPAWGDAVQVAKAGILEIADVFVVNKADLEGAHQTVRDLEAMLRLGGRPAWMPPVLEVSSHAGDGMDSLWDTIGLHRAHLEEHDAVEPARVLRLRREVENLVAGSVRPQVERLLDEDPGLLEDLRARAVDPYGAASRLRARLP
- a CDS encoding PrsW family intramembrane metalloprotease, which gives rise to MPGATTTRGSAFVRAVDRGTRGPALLVFLGLLVVTGVLAVRDQSAISQLSPGGWALSWGLLVLYALPVGLVLYALDLYEREPPRYLVAAFVWGAVIATQLSGIANAGWGLVVARAGGPEFAADWTAALTAPFVEEAIKGAGVVLVFLIAREQIDDVLDGFVYGAVCGLGFAIVEDVFYFVGVFGGTTEGVLQGFFVRVISSGLYGHVLYTGLVGMGIGYFVSHRRDAPLGRRVAVLAGLTAVGILGHVAWNSPWLDLLPAEPSGAGWLLVPIATAVKGVPLLAFVVVAVVLALGRERRWLREALGPEVGGPALSAAELATIEDPRRRRRTRRRMRARAGDRAAAILHRLHREQLHLAVVRTRSGIVHSGEAEGSTEPPEVAAQRDVCRSLRDALAAVPGAAPGGG
- a CDS encoding alcohol dehydrogenase catalytic domain-containing protein, yielding MRAVVFAGTGRVELRDVPAPELLDPGDAVIRVEATGICGSDLHFFNGKAPLEDGDVMGHEAVGIVEEVGPDVRRFGTGDRVAVSFAIACGSCWFCRRGQTQLCEQSRILGAGAFGGSLPGTQAERVRVPVADVNLLALPVEIDDEAGVFVGDVLATATGAAAIADPANGEVVAVVGCGPVGVLVVQSLRLRGAERILAFDRVSGRLDLAAAAGAEPVDVRARNPHMAAAAATGDRGVDVGIECVGHPDAFETALDVVRRGGRVVVAGMYAGETIDAQLGAWWARALDLRFMGPCPVHAWWERALGNLVDGAVDPRPLVSHRFRLDDAGRGYEAFDAHEATKVVLRP
- a CDS encoding SCP2 sterol-binding domain-containing protein, translated to MAIFPSAAWIDGFADAINASEAYRSAAATWEGAIAFVFEAEPDRGVPDDVWALLDLWHGACREARIVDAEEGGRAPYVIRAPYSRWRSILEGDLDPIKAMMQGKLKVRGNLATIVRYVRAANELVRLTGTVPTEFLGDPA
- a CDS encoding type II CAAX endopeptidase family protein produces the protein MSDLPPVPPEPTPPAPGLPPRRPPRGSDPDPGRSPERPDLDWPAATWRWWEVVLAYLIGAFVLGSIASLPIIALSGSEGVALIAASIVIDLVLLATLLVWLQRAHPTWRRIMGFPRRDALAKETTAGFVSALVILFVGGIVGVVVQKLLSMVSGDEVVQPDQLPSDLGSSGTVLAVVFVCIVAPVVEEFVFRGLLFRSIRDRYGLVLGVVLSGLAFGLVHFGVEGNVLDNLVLQIPLTVVGMGFAIVYEMRRNLVAPIAAHVMFNLIGIIVILAEL